A segment of the Bacteriovorax sp. BAL6_X genome:
AAAATATTTTGTGTATACGATAATCTTTCATAACGATGAGAGAAGAATTTATAAACTCGCCCGTCTTTTACAACTTCTGTTGATTCTGTTTGTGAGCTTTTTACCCCGCCTATAATGAAAGCTAAATATTTTGACTCCTTAAGCTCTTTTTTACGATTTTCATAAGAAGTAATATTATCTGCAAGTGTTGAGTAATTGAATTTACCAAAACGCACAACCCCCATAAGCTCATTTAATTTTTCATTATTTCTAAGATCATCGACATATAAAGACATATAGGCCTTGTATGATTTCTCAAAGCTATAATTAAAGTCATAACGAAATAAAGTTAACTTAATAAGGTTTAAAAAGTCTGCCATTAATGTAACATTCGCACCGGCAGAGATTAACTTTGAATCCTCCGCACTTAAACGAATAATCTCATTGGCCTTAGCATTATCAGCTGGCCCTAGTCGTTGGATTTCAACAGTCGACTTTCTTTCATACTTGGCCAATGCACCAGCGGCAACACCAACTCCACTATATGATGCAGTCGCGGCGGCCCCTGCAGCAAAAGTCAGAGCATCTTCTTTTTTGATGAAATCATAGTCTCCAAGCTTAGAAAAATTTTCTGGCCTAAGATATTTATACATGAAAAAAAGTCGATCAAATTTTGTCTGAAGTGCATCTTCCACATTATTAGCAAAGTGATTAAATCTCATTGTTCTCTTTAAAGAAAGATTACTATAGGACTTAAGCACAGATGGAGAGATATTAATAATCCCCTTCGCTTGAAGTGCTCCAAGGAAATTTCGAGCAGATATCTCAATAACCATTTCATCATTAACGAGATAGCGATCTTCATCAAATAAAGATGGTGCCGCACTACGATTAAAGAGAACTTTAAATCCATGAAAGTCACCAGCATGCTGCCAGCCAACAAGATTAACTCCACCAAAGAAGCCATTGGCATCATGACTTAGACGATCACCGATTGCCTGATAATTGGCCTGGTAATTATCATAGATTTGGCGATAGATTGGAGAAATATCAGCAAGATCAGTATCTGAAAACTCAGATTCTAACTTATGATTATCTACTGAGAAATTAGAAAATGTAACAGGTTCAACTATATCTTCTTGTGCAAAGACATTTGTTGCGCTTGCTTGAAATAAAAATGTAAAAATTAAGAGAATAAGTGTTTTCTTCACTCTTTCCTCTGTATTACTTATAAAGTTCACCACGTCCCCCTTTAGTGACCACCCAATACCCAAGGCCCACTAGCGGAAAAGAAACGGGAACGAACGTGCAATACAGATTCTTTTAGCCTAAAAGGGATTCTACGTTCATTATTCGACGCATTGCAAGATTTTCTTATTATTTATTGTCATTTATTAAGTTTTGAATAGTTACCCAAAAATATTGATAGATTTTACTTATCTCAAGTTAATATTAATTTAATAGATTTATAAGCTTTGGCCGACGATAATGAATATAAGATAAATGAGATGACTAATTAAAATGGTCAAATTAAGCTAACTAAACAAAATCAAGGAGAATAATAATGACATTTGAAAGTATTGATGGAAAGCAAGTCCCTAAGACATCGTTTAAAGTTTTTAAAAATGGTGGATTAGTAGATTTAACATATGATGAAGTATTTAAAGGTAAACGAGTTGTGGTCTTCTCACTTCCCGGTGCTTATACACCAACATGTTCCTCTACTCACCTTCCACGCTACAATGAACTCGCTGGCGCAATTAAGAAAGAAGGAGTTGATGCAATCTACGTCCTTTCCGTAAACGACGCTTTCGTTATGGATGCTTGGATCCAAGATCAACACGCTGAAGAAGTCGGTGTACTCCCAGACGGAAATGGTGACTTCTCCAAAGGGATTGGCCTACTAGTTGATAAGTCAGATATCGGATTTGGAACAAGAACATGGCGCTATTCGATGGTCGTTAATGATGGAGTTGTTGAAAAGTCATTTATCGAGCCAGATAAACCAGGTGACCCATTTGAAGTTTCAGATGCGGATACAATGCTTAATTACCTAAACCCAGAAGCAAAGAAACCAGAAGCAATTGCAATTATCACACGCCCAGGTTGTCCTCATTGTCACCGAGCAAAGGAGCTTCTAATAGAAAAAGGCCATAAGTATAATGAAATTATTCTTGGCCAACATACATCTAATCAATCTCTATTTGCCATTACAGGGCAAACAAAGGTTCCTCAAATCTTTATCAATGGTGAAAGAATTGGTGGACGAGATAAATTAGAAGAATTAAATGAGCAAGGAAAGCTTTAGATAAGAAGGCCGCCTTTTTGGCGGCCTTCTACATTATTAAATCAAAAACAACATTTCAAAATAAGTTGGTATAGGCCATAGATCATCAGGGATAATACTTTCTAAACGGCCACAGTGATCTGCAATCATTTCACTAATCGGCATAAGATCGTATGCTAATGAATGTGCAACCTTCTCCTCGTCGTGTACGTCTACAAGGCCAGCAAGAGCATTCTTTAAGTTTCTATTTTGTTCAAAAACAGCCTCTAAAGAGAATTGGAGATCTTTTAAAATTTCTGTCTCTACAGACGCTTCAATCTTAATGGCCTTTGATGCGGCTATAGATGAAGTAAGTTTGGCCTTATAATTTAGGGCCGCAGGAATAACAAGCTGATTTACCATATTTGAAAGTGTATTAAACTCAATACTACGTTTTGTTATATAGGTTTCAAGAAGAACATTGTAGCGCGTATCAAGTTCTGATTCACGGTAAATTCCATGCTTTGTTAAAAACGCTGTCTCTTTCCTATCAACAAGCACATTTAAGCTATCAGCTGTTGTCTTGAGATTTGGAAGACCTCTTTTATGCGCTTCTTCAAGCCATGCTTGAGAATAACCATCACCATTGAAAATAACATCCCAAGATTCATTTATAAAAGTATGGCAAATATCAAGGAGGGCCTGATCAATTGAGACACCATCACGTATTTTAGCTTCAAGTAAATTATTGGCCTCATCTAAAACTGCTGTAACTGCACCATTAAGAATAGTTAATGGAAATCCAATCGATTGATCTGAACCACATGCACGAAATTCAAATTTATTTCCAGTAAAGGCAAATGGCGACGTTCTGTTTCTGTCTGTATTATCTTTTGGAAGCTTAGCAAGTGCACCTGCTCCGAGGTCGAGAATTGTTTGTGACTCTGGAGAGAACTCTTCTCCTTCTTTAATGGCCTTAAAGATTCTTTCAATTGTTGAACCTGTAAACACTGAAATAATCGAAGGAGGCGCTTCATTAGCACCAAGTCGATGATCATTACTATGAGAAGCAATTGAGGCCCTTAGAAGCTTAGCATGGCGATGTACTGCTGCAATAACAATAGAAGTAAAGGCCAAGAAACGATAGTTTTGATGTGGCTCACTACCTGGGTCAAGAAGATTGATTCCAGTATCACTAGCAAGAGACCAATTAAGGTGCTTACCAGAACCATTGATGCCAGCAAATGGTTTCTCATGCAATAAAGCGACGAACCCATGACGAATGGCCACATTTTCTATCGTGGCCATAACCATATGATTATTATCTGCTGAAACGTTAGCATCTCTAAAAATTTGTGCAAGTTCAAATTGACCAGGTGCAACTTCATTGTGACGAGTCTTAGCAGGAATCCCTAGTTTATGAAGCTCGTAATCAAGCTCCTCCATAAATGCCAAAACGCGCTCATTAATAGCACCAAAGTAGTGGTCATCTAATTGTTGATTCTTAGTTGAAGGCGCACCAAAAAGTGTACGTCCAGTCATTACCAAATCTTCTCTTAAATTATAATAGCTCTTATCAACTAGAAAATACTCTTGCTCTGCTCCACACGTTACAATCACACGATCAACATTCGTCTCGCCAGATAAATGAAAGAACTTCTTTGCACTCTCACCAAGAGAAGAGACCGAGCGTAGAAGTGGAGTTTTAATATCAAGGGCCTCACCGTGGTATGAAACAAAGGCCGTTGGAATACAAAGAGTTTTTGACTCTCCTGTTCCAATTAAGAACATGGGTGAAGTTAAGTCCCATGCAGTATAGCCACGGGCCTCAAATGTCGAGCGCGATCCACCATTTGGAAAAGATGAAGCATCGGGCTCACCTTGAATTAACTGACTTGCAGATAGTTTCTCAATAGGTCTTCCTGTTGAATAATCAAAGTCTAAGAAAGCATCGTGCTTTTCAGCAGTCGATCCAGTTAGCGGTTGAAACCAGTGACAAAAGTGAGTAGCACCTTTATCGAGGGCCCACTTTGTTACGGCCTTAGCAACGATTTCCGCCTGCGCTTTAGAGATATGAGAGTTTGAGTGAATCGCCTCGTTAATTTCGTCCTTAATTGAGTCAGGGATTTCTTCGGCCGTTTGAATATCAAAGGTATTCTCACCATAGTAATCTGTTACTTTTTGATGCTTACCTGATTTATCTCTAGGACGTAGAAAATTTATACCTTCGATTAGATTATTTGGGACACTCATTTACTTCCTCTCCGTGGCAGTATTGATGGATAACTGCCTATATTATAAGGAATAAAGAGGATTTGTGTCCAATGAAAATTTATTTTTGTAGGGAGATGACCTCAGTTTCAAACACCTGATTATAGTCGAATTCAGCTGCTTTAATCTTAGACATACAAAGTACACATCCTGCCATTAAAACAAAGATCATTTTTACGATTGCTTCATATGCATCCGGTGGTAACATTGCTAACTCCAAAAGTTTAGGCTAATTTAATTGACTTAATATTAGAGCATAATGGCAAAAGAAATGCTGATGAGCAATAAAAAATTCATGCGTAGTACATTTTTATACCTAGGCCAAAGCGAGCTTCCAGAGGGCTTCATGGCCGACAAGCGCAACGACTTCAGATTAAGTCGCTTCTGCTTATCTTCACTAACAGGCCTTAAAGATATATCTATAATCAACCACTTACATTTAGAAAGTGATAAGGACAAGCTAGTTTCAATTAGCCATACCAAAGAGCTGGCTGCTTGTGCGCTATGCACAAACCCCAAAGTAAAATCTGTCGGTATCGATATTGAGTGGTCCGATCGTAAGATGCGAGAGGGTACATTCAAATATTTTGTCTCTCATGAAAGAGAGCTTAAGCTCCATTCTCCACTTGAGATCTGGTGTATTAAAGAAGCTGCCTTTAAGGCCTATTCTCCATTTCACGATGATGAAAGAGAAAAGATTCTCGTCCTAACAGACTTTGTAATAACCGAACAAGGTATTTTACAAGGGCCAAATGATAGTAAGCTTAGCTATGAAATTATCGAAGAAGAATATCAGGGCAGACCATTTAAGCTTGCCCTGACAGAGTATTAATTTAAAAAACTTTCTAACTTCTTTTCGTCTTCAATTTTTATTTCTTTTATCTCTTTTAGGCCATTTCCAAGAGTCACCCTCAGAGTCATAAGCTTTCCTGTGCGAGCGATTAAGAAATCAATCTGATCATTTTCCTTATACATCTCAGGAATAGAGTCATAGGCCTTCTTATCAAGTCTAAGGGAGTTAATGGCAATAAGTTCATCTCCAGCATTAAGGCCGGCCTTATATCCACAACTATCTTGGCGAATAGACTTGATGATTAGCTTACCACCTTCTTCAGCGATATTTGCGCCTATATCTAGCTTAGGAGTTGTCCACTCAACACTTGCCCCCATGCGCTTTAGATAATTTTCAAAATCAATTTCTTCCACACCTTCAACAAAGAGTCTAAATTCATCACTTACATTTTTAGATACAAGGCCCTCTAGAATGTCAAAGAACCCTTCTTTTGTTAATCCGATGGCCGGTCTTTCTTTATAGTCGGCCCACAGTGCACGAACAAGATCATTTATCCCCTTGCCCTCAATCTTCATCAAAGTATTTAGAATAAAGAAAACAAGTCCACCCTTTAAGTAATAACTAACTGACGAATTTTTAAAGTTTTCACCTGCACGATAAAGCTTAATCCATGCATTAAATGAGGAGTCCTCAAGGGAGTGGTAGCCGCGACCAGGAGTTCCCAAATAATTATTAATATTCTTCTTCATGCATTCTAAATAATCTTTGAGAGAGTAGAAGCCACTACGGTAAGTAATTAATTGGTCAATAAAACTTGTCATTCCTTCCGTTAACCAATGCATACGAGTGTAATTTTCATTCTTATAATCGAAAGGCCCTAGTTCAATAGGACGAATTCTTTTTACATTCCAAAGATGAAAGTACTCGTGAGCAACAAGTTCCATATACTCTTTGTACCCCTTCTCTTTAGCTAAGTGGTAAGGACAAAATTGAAGAACTGTTGAGTCTAAGTGCTCAAGTCCACCAAAGCCATTTGGACTTAAATGAGTGATAAAATAGTAATGATCATATGGCAGCTCATCACCAACGATCTTTGCCGTCTCTTCAACGATTTTCTTAATATCGTCATTAAGCTTATCCATCACTTTCTGTGAGGACTCAGCATGCGCAAAGTCTCCGTAGAAAGCGATATGGTGCTCTTTATCTTGGTGCATGAAACCATAAGTTTCATGGCAACCAATTTCGATTGGAGTATCCAGAAGCTCATCAAAGTCGAGCGCCTCATAGATAAAGTGGTCCCTTTTTTCTGAAATATCCTTTAGTGCCGTAGTCACCTTGGACCACAAAGGGTTAATTTTAATCTCTACTTGTGAGCTTCCTGTCTCACCATCAATACCGATAAAGACACTTGGGCCATGTAAGAAAGCATGAGTGTTATCAACATGGGAAGTACGTACAGTTAATTCATGACAATAGATCGTGTAGGCAATTCTAATTTTTCCATCTTCACCAAATGATTCCGATTGAAAACTAGGATGAGTAAGATCGACTCTCCATTCATTCTTTGAAATCTGTTCATGATAAAGACGACTCCCCTTTGAGTCCTCGACTTTAATTTCTTTGATATTTCGAGCGTACTCTCTCATTAAATATGAACCAGGAGACCAAGATGGCATGTAGAAACATACCTCGTTCGCCTTTTTATCAAGCACAGCGTCTAAAGTAATATTAACTAAGTGAGTATGAGGTTTTGGAATATCGATTATATATTTAAGCATTTAACGCTCCTTTTATAAACTTTGTTATACCACCAATTTATTTCAAGAAAAACCTCTTGAAAAGGATTCGTTTACTTGCTAAAAGCCCTCTAACAACACAATTTAATGGAAAATCATAATGGAAAATCAATCTGACAACGCACAGCAGTCTGGGCACTATAACATCGACCGCTCGCAAATCATTCTCCCGCAACTGACTTTCACGCAAATAGCACAAGATCAACTTAATCTTATGCTTGAAAATGATTTCACTCTACAGGGAAAATACTTAAGAATTCTTATTAGCGGTAAAGGATGTGAAGGCTTCAAGTACTCAATTGGATTTCACAACTTAAACGACGACGACTTTCTTATTCCTGTTCCAAGCATGGATATTGAAGTTATTATCGATCCATTTACGGCCTTCTATCTAGGTGAAACTCTCATTGATTATCAATTTAATTATATCAATGATGAAGAAGGCTTTATTGTTACAAATAAACAACAAGAAGAGTTCCAAGGGAAGTTTTGGCGAAAAGACAAAACAAAGATCCCACCAAAGGCCGGGGTTCTATAAAGCATGGACTATCGTTACCTCAGGGCGTTTACACTCACTGCAAAATACTTAAGCTTCTCAAAAGCGGCCGCAGAACTTAAAATTGCACAGTCAGCAGTTTCAAGACAAGTTAAACTCCTTGAAGAGTCAATGAAAGAAGAACTTATCATTCGCTCAAGTAAGAAGGTTATTCTTACGAAGAAGGCCAAGCAGCTACTTAAATCAATTGACCAATTTGAAGATAGCCTAGGAAATATTTTTGAAACGACTCAGGAGCGCCCAGTACATATTGGTATTCTTGATGGGCTTCTTGTTAATTGGTTTAATCCTATTCTTGCAAAGTACGCAAAAAATTATAAAAGAGATATCTTCATTCACGTGGCCGACAGCCCGGCACTAAGGCGTGGAATCGAAGATGGTATTTTTGATATCATTTTCTCCACTGATAATTTCCAATCAGACCTCACTTCTTCCTTAAAACTTTTTGAAGAGAAGTTCGTCATTATTTCAAATGAAGCAATTAACAAGAGAAAGCTTCACGAGCATACGTGGATTGTTTTTAGTGAATTAGATCATCTTCATAAACTCTCGACGAAGGCACCATCTAAGAAAATTGTTGTGGACTCACTTGAGAGTATCAAGGCCCTTGTAAAGCATGGTGTTGGAATAGCTGTTGTTCCTGACCATACACTTTCTAAGCACGATAATTTTGTTACAGAGCCTGTTAGTGGACTTAAAAATATGAATATCTATATGACCACTTTAAGCTATAAGAATAGGCCTGTATTTTTAAAAGAATTTATTAAGATATTAGAAACGAAATAAAAAAGGCGAACAATATTCGCCTTTTTTTATTATTTTCTTTTAATATCCTTAATTCCAACAACGCCAATTAGAAATACTTTATTAGAAATAAAATGAAGATTTTTAGTCTTTCTATTTTCAAAATTAAAAAGCCAGTCTTCTCCGACTCTTTCAACTGATGCCGAATACCTCTTACGAGTATCATTTACACCACTATAAAGTGTATCAATTTCAATATCACCACCATCTGACGGGTTTAAGTTACTAACAGTAATTCTAACAACGTCGCGATCACTTCTGCTAACTAAGACAACACCTCTCATCATCTGCTCTAGAGAATAAGTGTCAGTTCTGATAATTTTACCCTTATCTGAGAATTCCTTCTTGTAAACAGATGTAACCTCTCCGATTTCCTCGTCAACATTCACACCTAAGTGATAAAAGCTCTCATCCTCATCATTTGTAATGTGAACAAGTTTAACCTGTGCTGCCATAAGTGAAGTTGTGGTAACAACGGTTAAAAGAAGTAATTTCAGTAATGATTTCATACTCATCTCCCTCTCAATTTGATAAGGCATATTGCCATTAATCACATGTTAATGGGAGGGAAATTTTTACAATTAAGCAAGAAATACACGTGCCAAAGCATTAGGTACGCCTAATAACAAGAATTAGTCTAGCTTAAGGTATTAAAAATAATAGGCCCACCAACATGTTTGAATTCATCATCACGTAGATCGGCGAATTCATAACCCGATAAATGGTCGTGTAATATTTTCAGGATATACTCGTTAATATTCTCAATCTGATCTAGGCCGAAGGTTTGAGCAAAACCGGCCACCTTTTGCGTAATATAATCATTCTTAAAGATACCAGAGCTTAGGTTAGACTTCTTTGAAAACTCTCTAAACTCTTCGATTGAAACCCCCATCTTGCGTGAGTCATCTTTGTCAAATTTATCAAGGCTATAATTGATAAGTGTAGAAAGAATAATTGCTTCAAAGTCAATCGAGTTAATATCGTAATTCAAATAGAAGTTATCAGAAAGCATACCATCGTCTTTAAGAGACAGATAAGTTTCTTTTAATGTCTTAATGAAAGGCATCAGTTCAATAAGAAGTTTGCACTTACTTTGTAGTTTCTTCCATACCTCAACATTATTTACCACAACAATTTTATTATCGTTATCACGATACTTCACAAGATCACTAAAGAAGTCATCTAAGAATAGATCAAATGAAGCACCTAAGAAGTTTTCATCTGAATCCTCAAAAAGGTGATTTCTTAAGGCCTTCTTCACATCTTTTTGTAAGATACGAATTAGTGAGTTTCCGATCTTATAGATATCAGTAAAGTCAAAGTACTCAAAAATACTTTCGTCAGCGAAGTTTCGAATATCCTTAATATAAGACATTCCTAAAAGAATAAGCTCACGGTTTTGATTACCAATACGAGTCATGGCAACAGGGCCATCTTTTAAAACACCGTAGTATTCCATACTAGCATTTAGCATACGAATAAAATTAAAGTGTAGGTAGCTAAAGCGCTTCTCATCTTCAACCTTATTGAGTTCTTCATGAATACTTTGAGCATTTTTTTCAAAGGCAATAATAGAGTTTTGATGCAAGGTTTGCATCTTTCCCTTAGTCGTAATATTTCCAGTTAATGGCCGCTTCTTATTGATGAAAAGGTCTATATGGCCAATTGAAGGAAATGGATTAACAACTTGTAGGGCCTCAAAATAATCAACAAAACCGTAGTCTCTAAGTCTCTCTTTCTTATCTTGATACTGATTCTCATTATAAATCATATAATCTTCAGAGATCATCTTAAAGAGGTGTTGGTAAGCTGCCTCAACACCAACTTCTGTATAAAGGTCTTTAACAAGCTGTCGAACCTCGTCAACAATATCGCAGTCTTCATCGAACTCAAAAAGGAGTAGGTTATCTTCTGTTAAGAAGTAGTTATCATGATCATCTGGATAAAGTGGATCTTCAACATCAAAAGTCCATACATTAAAGCGACCTTTAAGAAAAAGAATGAACTGGTCTGATTTAACGAATTCGTAGCGAATTTCTTCATCTGGACACTTGGCAACAGTACTCACCCAAGACGTGAACTCATTTACATCAAGTTCATCTTTTGACCAAAGGTCAATGTCGTAGAAAGTTTCTCTTTGTTCTTTAGAAAGTAGCTTTAGAGCGTGAGACTTTACTTCGATTGGCAGTGCTTTTACAGATACATAAAGAGGCTGAACAGGAAGTTTTTCAAGGCTTTCTCCTTTTGAGATATAACTATTTACAAGCTCCATTGAAGTGTAGGCCTTAGATTCCTTAAGGATTAAAGAGATTACATCTGTTGTTGGTAATTTGCCTTCGTGTTTTTTGTCACTCATATGTCCGCCATTATATCAAATAAGCCTTTAATTTAAGCTATTTAACATAAGTTGTTAACCTAAATCTAAAGTTTGTACTACATGACAGTAAATAACAAAAAATATTAAGAAGAAAAAGCACTTCCAGCACGAAAACATGATATTCATCATATTATTTCCCCTATAACTTATTTAATTTAGATATATGAAGTGATAAGATGGAATTAACCAAGAAAAGGTATAGATTATGGAAAAGAGACAGTGTGTAGACTGCCCATCAAGAGAGCTAGGAATCTTTTGTGGGTTATCAAATGATGAAGCCGCTAAAGTATCACTTACAGCTACTTCTCTAAAGTTTAAGCGTGGTGAAAAGCTATTTTCTCAAGGTAATCGCCCAGCTGGAATCTACTGTGTTCAGTCAGGTAATATAAAACTGACAAAGACAGGCTCTGATGGAAAAGAGACAATTGTAAGAATTGCTCAACATGGAGATGTTATCGGTCACAGATCACTTTTTACTGCTCAAGACTTCAATGGTACGGCAACTGCCATTGACAATGTTTCTGTCTGCTTCATTGATAAACCAAGCCTATTAAAATTAATAAATGATAAACCGGCAATCGCTCTTGAACTGATTAATAAATTAAGTCGCGACATGGGAATTGCTGAAGAGCGCTCAAGTGCTTTTCACCAAAAGAATGTTCGCGAGAGAATTGCTAGGCTTCTTCTCGACCTTGCCAAGACACACGGTAAAACTCTTATCAACGGTGATGTTCAAATCGAACTAAAGCTAACAAGAGAAGAAATGGCCACGATGATTGGTACGGCCAATGAAACTCTAATTCGCATTATTTCTGAATACAGAAAAGATGGATTGATTGACCAAAATGGCAAACTAATCATCATCAAAGACGCTGCTGAATTAGAAAAAAGAGCTGAAGGTGTTTATTAAAGTTTTACTATTTTAAGTTTATAAAAAAAAATAACAAACAAGAATATAGAGATGGATATCCAAAGTATCACAAGCAAGAGTCAGTCTTGTGAGGCAGAAGTATGCCTTCACTGCTCTGAAGAAATTGCCCCTGGTGAGCTTATCACTAATGAAAGAGAAGGCAAATTAGAAAAGTTTTGTTGCTATGGTTGTATGAGCGTTCACTCTCTCCTTCTCAGTAATAATCTTGAAGATTTTTACCGTTACCAAAATGAGCAAGGTTCACAAGCTAATAGTCTGAAACAGCAGTCTAGTAATTCAAAAAGTAAATTTGAATATATGGATAGTGAGTCATTCATCCGTGAATACGTCACTATCGAAAGAGACAAACTTAAGATTCATTTCTTACTAGAGGGTGTCCACTGCTTTGCTTGTATCTGGCTGATTGAAAGAATTTCAAAATTAGAAAACTCCGTCATCGAGGCTCAGGTCAACATTGGAAATAACTTAGGAAGCTTTACAATTGATACAAAGAGGCCGTATTCGATTGCAAAGCTTGCTACAACACTTGCCCAACTTGGCTACACTCCTCACCCATTTAATATTGAAAAAGATCAGGAAAAAAAACTCAGTGATCGACGTGATATCCTGCAAATAGGAGTCGCTGCTTCGGCCATGAGTAATATCATGATTTATGCAGTATCCAACTATGCAGGGGCAACTGGCGACTATGTTAAGCTATTTGATGGAATAAGTTTTGCTTTTTGTCTTCCTGTAATTTTCTATAGTGCCAAACCAATTCTGGTTAATAGTGTCAGCGCGATAAGACTAAGAAGTACAAATGTTGATATACCGTTAGCAATGGCCATAGTCTTTGGCTTCCTATTGTCTGCGATTAATTTCTTTAGAGAGTCTGGCCCAGTTTACTTTGATTCAATTACAACACTTGTCTTTCTAATTCTACTTTCTCGCTATTTTGTAAAAATGCTGACTCAAAAGTCCATGTCAACAAAGGGGATCTCTTCACTCTTTCTCAACACAGGTGTGAAGAAGATTATTGGCGATGAAATTAAGCATGTTTTTTCTAACGAAGTAGAAA
Coding sequences within it:
- a CDS encoding glutathione peroxidase, which encodes MTFESIDGKQVPKTSFKVFKNGGLVDLTYDEVFKGKRVVVFSLPGAYTPTCSSTHLPRYNELAGAIKKEGVDAIYVLSVNDAFVMDAWIQDQHAEEVGVLPDGNGDFSKGIGLLVDKSDIGFGTRTWRYSMVVNDGVVEKSFIEPDKPGDPFEVSDADTMLNYLNPEAKKPEAIAIITRPGCPHCHRAKELLIEKGHKYNEIILGQHTSNQSLFAITGQTKVPQIFINGERIGGRDKLEELNEQGKL
- a CDS encoding glutamine synthetase III — translated: MSVPNNLIEGINFLRPRDKSGKHQKVTDYYGENTFDIQTAEEIPDSIKDEINEAIHSNSHISKAQAEIVAKAVTKWALDKGATHFCHWFQPLTGSTAEKHDAFLDFDYSTGRPIEKLSASQLIQGEPDASSFPNGGSRSTFEARGYTAWDLTSPMFLIGTGESKTLCIPTAFVSYHGEALDIKTPLLRSVSSLGESAKKFFHLSGETNVDRVIVTCGAEQEYFLVDKSYYNLREDLVMTGRTLFGAPSTKNQQLDDHYFGAINERVLAFMEELDYELHKLGIPAKTRHNEVAPGQFELAQIFRDANVSADNNHMVMATIENVAIRHGFVALLHEKPFAGINGSGKHLNWSLASDTGINLLDPGSEPHQNYRFLAFTSIVIAAVHRHAKLLRASIASHSNDHRLGANEAPPSIISVFTGSTIERIFKAIKEGEEFSPESQTILDLGAGALAKLPKDNTDRNRTSPFAFTGNKFEFRACGSDQSIGFPLTILNGAVTAVLDEANNLLEAKIRDGVSIDQALLDICHTFINESWDVIFNGDGYSQAWLEEAHKRGLPNLKTTADSLNVLVDRKETAFLTKHGIYRESELDTRYNVLLETYITKRSIEFNTLSNMVNQLVIPAALNYKAKLTSSIAASKAIKIEASVETEILKDLQFSLEAVFEQNRNLKNALAGLVDVHDEEKVAHSLAYDLMPISEMIADHCGRLESIIPDDLWPIPTYFEMLFLI
- a CDS encoding 4'-phosphopantetheinyl transferase superfamily protein; translation: MAKEMLMSNKKFMRSTFLYLGQSELPEGFMADKRNDFRLSRFCLSSLTGLKDISIINHLHLESDKDKLVSISHTKELAACALCTNPKVKSVGIDIEWSDRKMREGTFKYFVSHERELKLHSPLEIWCIKEAAFKAYSPFHDDEREKILVLTDFVITEQGILQGPNDSKLSYEIIEEEYQGRPFKLALTEY
- a CDS encoding M61 family metallopeptidase, producing MLKYIIDIPKPHTHLVNITLDAVLDKKANEVCFYMPSWSPGSYLMREYARNIKEIKVEDSKGSRLYHEQISKNEWRVDLTHPSFQSESFGEDGKIRIAYTIYCHELTVRTSHVDNTHAFLHGPSVFIGIDGETGSSQVEIKINPLWSKVTTALKDISEKRDHFIYEALDFDELLDTPIEIGCHETYGFMHQDKEHHIAFYGDFAHAESSQKVMDKLNDDIKKIVEETAKIVGDELPYDHYYFITHLSPNGFGGLEHLDSTVLQFCPYHLAKEKGYKEYMELVAHEYFHLWNVKRIRPIELGPFDYKNENYTRMHWLTEGMTSFIDQLITYRSGFYSLKDYLECMKKNINNYLGTPGRGYHSLEDSSFNAWIKLYRAGENFKNSSVSYYLKGGLVFFILNTLMKIEGKGINDLVRALWADYKERPAIGLTKEGFFDILEGLVSKNVSDEFRLFVEGVEEIDFENYLKRMGASVEWTTPKLDIGANIAEEGGKLIIKSIRQDSCGYKAGLNAGDELIAINSLRLDKKAYDSIPEMYKENDQIDFLIARTGKLMTLRVTLGNGLKEIKEIKIEDEKKLESFLN
- a CDS encoding iron-sulfur cluster assembly accessory protein, which translates into the protein MENQSDNAQQSGHYNIDRSQIILPQLTFTQIAQDQLNLMLENDFTLQGKYLRILISGKGCEGFKYSIGFHNLNDDDFLIPVPSMDIEVIIDPFTAFYLGETLIDYQFNYINDEEGFIVTNKQQEEFQGKFWRKDKTKIPPKAGVL
- a CDS encoding LysR family transcriptional regulator, producing the protein MDYRYLRAFTLTAKYLSFSKAAAELKIAQSAVSRQVKLLEESMKEELIIRSSKKVILTKKAKQLLKSIDQFEDSLGNIFETTQERPVHIGILDGLLVNWFNPILAKYAKNYKRDIFIHVADSPALRRGIEDGIFDIIFSTDNFQSDLTSSLKLFEEKFVIISNEAINKRKLHEHTWIVFSELDHLHKLSTKAPSKKIVVDSLESIKALVKHGVGIAVVPDHTLSKHDNFVTEPVSGLKNMNIYMTTLSYKNRPVFLKEFIKILETK
- a CDS encoding DUF6178 family protein is translated as MSDKKHEGKLPTTDVISLILKESKAYTSMELVNSYISKGESLEKLPVQPLYVSVKALPIEVKSHALKLLSKEQRETFYDIDLWSKDELDVNEFTSWVSTVAKCPDEEIRYEFVKSDQFILFLKGRFNVWTFDVEDPLYPDDHDNYFLTEDNLLLFEFDEDCDIVDEVRQLVKDLYTEVGVEAAYQHLFKMISEDYMIYNENQYQDKKERLRDYGFVDYFEALQVVNPFPSIGHIDLFINKKRPLTGNITTKGKMQTLHQNSIIAFEKNAQSIHEELNKVEDEKRFSYLHFNFIRMLNASMEYYGVLKDGPVAMTRIGNQNRELILLGMSYIKDIRNFADESIFEYFDFTDIYKIGNSLIRILQKDVKKALRNHLFEDSDENFLGASFDLFLDDFFSDLVKYRDNDNKIVVVNNVEVWKKLQSKCKLLIELMPFIKTLKETYLSLKDDGMLSDNFYLNYDINSIDFEAIILSTLINYSLDKFDKDDSRKMGVSIEEFREFSKKSNLSSGIFKNDYITQKVAGFAQTFGLDQIENINEYILKILHDHLSGYEFADLRDDEFKHVGGPIIFNTLS